In Polyodon spathula isolate WHYD16114869_AA chromosome 23, ASM1765450v1, whole genome shotgun sequence, the DNA window TTATCTTGTTAAAGCTGCCATTTGGAGTGCATGGTGAGTCATGCATatgtggttcaaatcccacttgtGCCAAGTTGCCAATGTTGGTGGGGGGCCATTTGACCTTTGTGCCAGGAAAGTAGGCTAGGGATTGGTTTCCTCTTCATGTTTCAGTGACCACCACTGGAGTCCATGAAGAGACTTCCCAAGCAGGGATCAGTAGCTTGGTAGCATACaagtaactaatatatatatagcagggcTTTCCTCTATGAGGCTATTTCGTATAACCCACAATACTACATGGGACCCatataaaaaatactacagtattgtACAATCCAAAAGAGTATGACATTCAGAGTATCACATTCATCACACAGAACCAAGAAGAGAGTTTTTGGATGGTACTGTAGTACAATATTCAATGACAGAAACTGAGGTTTCATTCAGAAGTCGGTCACATGTGGAATACATCTGGTTAATGAAAAGGCATGCGCATAGGACAGCAGGCCAGTTCTTACCAGTGGAGGCTGGAGGAAGCTCTGCGATGACTGTTTTCAGGCCCATACTGGAGCTGTCCCGCAGCTGCTCCTTGTCTGACAGCATGTTTGTACACAGCGTGTCCACGATGGTCTCAACTTGGTAATCCTTCACCTTGCCTACCAGTGGGCCCAGACTACAGAGACAAAAGAACACATCGCACTGAACAACTAATGTGAATCAGAACTTTACAAATTGTAGCCATTTTTTTATCCCACTGACATACACTACAGCAAGCAGATAAAAACATATTGCTTTACTCGTATACCTTATGAGAAAAATGGATTATCCCCAACCCTGAATTCGTGGAAATACCAGACAGTGTAGTACACTGTGGTCCACTCACCATTTGACTGCCAGGTTCTGTACCTCTCCGTTCTTGTCCTCCAACAGTTTCAGCAGCATTGTGACCACCTTGTTCTCGCTGTCTTCATCCAGCTTTATAGAGTCCTTCTGTAACTCCACCATCAAATCATTGGTGGCCATAAACCTGCAAATACAAACATCCCATTAAAGAACAAGTTACTGCAGCACTACTAAGTTTAGATAAACACTTTGACATGAACTCAGGCCATTAGACTACCCTTTAAACCTTATTCAATCACAAGGGATTCTCTCTGTTTGACTGAGTTATATGTACATGGTAATCATGTATATTGAGCATACCCCCAGAACTGATGCCAGTGGCTTGTTCATCTGCTGCAGTAGAACTATATCACtccacaaaccaaacaaacacttaATGGCTTCACTATATTTGATGGTTATTTACAATTGATGCCTCATCTGTTTGAATTGAATTGCTAGGCTGCTGATGCTGTCTGACACATCACTATATATTTGACAGAGGTCCTTGGTTTCTTCTCATCAGTCAAATCCTGAGATACAGGATAGATAATCCCACTTTACCACACAggggctatattttcaaagtgtttactccagtgtttaattaactcctattactttttaaagaagtaaaaCACCTGTTAGTTTTACAAAGCTAAACACAAATAACTAAATGTTCTCTTCAGCGTTCTCATGGTgtctgtttctcattttgtagcattaacatctcctttaaaaaatagaagctaattaaaaaaaaaaatgaagggagCACTTTGAGAATATGGCCCATAGTTTCCTATGGGCTGCATATTATAAAGCAAGTGCAAAGACCAAGGTGGAATACAATTGTAAGTATGAAACTAGCATGAAACTTCTCAGAACAATAATTAAACTGCTCCTCCTGTAAAACAGTTGTATATTGGTACTTTTTTACCTTACAATTGTTTTCctttgtacagtactttttttgcGACAGGAAAAATGGCTTCACAAAAATGAACAGCGACCCACTACAATGTTGTAATGCAAATGAGaggttattaaatattttcagttCTGTGAATAAGGTCCTGGACCGTGTCACTGTAGCTACTATGGCAACAAAGCGAACAATTAGGAAATAGCTAAATACATTTCCTTTACCAGAACAGCAACCATGATATAATGTACCCATGGAGAATGACTCACCAGTTTTTGACTCTCTTTATTTAAGGCTAGTCAATATTAGGAATAACTTACAATGTTTGGAGAATGCATCCAGGAAATTGTATGTTCATGCAACTACTAGACCCCATTATTAGCTGTACCAAACACAAAACTGATAATACTcaatgtatttcacatgaaaatTACTGACAGACCCTGCAGTGTACCAGAATCATGCtcagttttacacaaaaatacactACTTGGTATTTCACTACATTCTGTCCCAGTTTAGAGAAGTTTGCTCTACTTTATCAGAAACCAGACCTTGTTGACAGTTTGGTTTGTTTAGATTCTCCAAAGACAGTAAGCACTCATGCTCTACTGCTACATCACTCCAAGATCCAAATAATCACGTTCTTAGCAGGATTAAAATGACATCTTCAAACTGTGTTACAGCTACAGAAACAGAACCCAATATCCTGTTGTTTTCTCCTAAATCTTTGTAGTCTTTTGTTTCTGTAGTAGTCTGACATAATTTTACTTTTATCACTTACAGAGTTGACATTTTACACATTCCAGGGGTTAGAAGGTAAAATTGAATCTGAACACATTACTTTTAAAACGGTATGCTGCACATCATTCCAATTTAAAAGACTTAAGCTTTACGTCCATAACGTACAGCACGTTAGAGTTAGCCTTAGGTTTACTCTATAGCAGGGAGTTTGTTTTCCATCGTGTACAACAGctgcacagtacagtaaaaacatgtaaaaggTTATTCCCATTGTTTTTTAGCAGTGAAATATGAAACGTTTTAATATGTATAAACTACTGTTATGCTACACAACTGTTGTACATTAGGGGTGGTTAGATGTTCCACACTCATTTCCATAGTATCTCATGCTGATATAAAGATACCCCGTTATTATTAGAGTTATTATTAAACTATGCAAACTAATACAATTGTAAGCAGCCCTCTTACCTAAAATCTTTGTCAGCGGATGTCATTTTCTCCAGCAGGTTGGAGATATGATAGGACACACTGGCCATCTTTTGATTGTAACGGTATTATTTTGCAAATGCAAATGGTCTTCAGTTTAAGTTTTGAAATGACGAATTCAGCTGTGGTTTCTGTTTACATGGAGAATATGGCGAGAGAGGGCAAGAGTGACGTTTTCAGGGTTAGAACTCGCTGGAAAACCTGATACTGTGTTCTGGACTGTGATATAAATAGACACAAAAAGTAAAATTAACTTTTTGAGAGTGCCAGCTAGTGGAATCTATGTGTATTGGAACACCACACCgttcacagatttatttatttattaaagggaTACACTTGAATACCATGtagccgtgtttttttttttttttttaattaaaacaaacaaaacattatgaaTACAAATGCAcgttaatattttaaacatgtgtatTATGATACCGTTTAAAAATGGCTTTTCAAGTCAGAATCCTTTCatttaaatcttaaaataaaaaagcttgaAACGTTTACAAGCGTTGGACTGATTTCACTTGGAACTGAAGGATCGTGGTTGCTTATTTGTAACACGGGGTGTCTTCTACTGTGACGCTGCCCGGAAGTAATGTTTGGAGCCTAGTTGTAGTCGGATTGCTAGCTGCCACGTCTGAGGTGGTAGAGCTTTGTACAGGAGTGAAAACAGACACAATTAACAAGatataacaaattatatttacagtagtCCTTACAGCAACCATGGTGAGTAAACCATGTCTCAGACTATAAATCCTGTTTGCAACTCCAGACTGAAAGGTGATTCCTTGCTGTCATTTTTTAGAACCGATTATCTGATTCATTCGTTTAATaagaattataataaaataaaaaaacaaaaaaaaaaaacgaagcgGTGCTAATAGAAAActactttttaatatatttgttttgtctaCAAATACAAGAATGAAACCGTTTACTTGTTATATAGCAGTTTATCATTGCCACGCTGACTTGGACTTTGACAAGCTTACTCGTTGAGTTTCTTCAATTAAATCTACTTTAATAGATCTCGCAGCAAAATAATtctaatattttcaatattttagtGCAGTAGGGGAAACAGTTACCTTATTAATTGATAAGGTTTCTCTGTAGAATTGTTAGTCGGGGCGgcactgtaattaaaatacaacatgttATTCAGGTACGTGTAAAATTATCATGGCAGATGTTACTACCAGTAAGATTCTTACTGGTTCTTAAGTTAAGGCAACTCAGTTCACTTCCGCTAgagctgcacaaaacacattcttaataCCCAGTTCTCTTTCTATAAACTTTAAGGtcaatacaatgtaaatacatatttattcagGCATTACGTTAAAACTACAAGCAGTAGTCTTTTAAGGTTTTTTACTGGCAGTGGAATTTGTACTGACAAACCCTAAAAAGGCTGCAGCCAGTAGACTCCTAATTATGATATCAGAATTTAAGTTAACTAGAAAAGGTAACATACGTTCTCAAACTGCACTTCAAACCAAGTACCGGTGTAttgttataaagtggtacatcgtcacaaTGTGGTACACCTACCAAAACTTGACCAATGTAATGGTAGAAcgtggtacactgaaattttggtACAGGCCATCAATTgtgatgtgttttcctattgtcaaacagaggtagatttaccattaattatacataattttttttgcaaaccattaattatgcattttttttttttgcaaggttaaactgtaaacaaactgTCAATTTCTCTTAAGAAGAAAACAGTTCACtacgaacaaaacaaaatgaataccagatttgaatgggcgcttTCTAAGTGAAAGTTGTTTAAGCATGCTTGAGCAagtgcagtgcacagtgtacCACTTTTTATCTGCATACCTGAAAATAACGTTACACCTGTATTCCATGAGGACTATAACAGTATAGTATTACACTCCTaatgtacaaattattattttttttttattcctataattatttttaagattGCCATACTCAgaagaaaaccattaaaaaaagaataagaataagaatttGCTGACTTAAATATAACATTTGtgttatatataaattgtgtcccaatttgtttttctttctatcaGGTGTCAGTTATCAATACTGTGGACACGTCCCACGAAGACATGATTGTAAGTATTGCCAACTATACTATATAGGTGgaaatggggaggggggggttggaTTCGGGCAGTAAGATGTTAGTAAAACTGAACTCAATAGTAGTGATAAGTAACCCCCTGCTCCTCTGTTCTCTCTTTTCCAGCACGATGCACAGATGGATTATTATGGCACACGGTTGGCCACCTGCTCCTCAGACAGATCTGTTAAAATATTTGATGTAAAAAACGGAGGACAGATCCTTGTGGCTGACCTGAGAGGGTGAGTGTTTTTAATTTCCCACAATATAAACTACATTATCTGGTGTGCACTGGTAATAGACCATTTCTGGTGAGCTGTCACATTAGTGTGCCAGCTGAAAAAGGCAATTTCACACTGATAAACTTTAAAGAATGTTAGTTTAGCATGTTAGTCAGGGAGCCATTCCATGATCCTGATTAGCACTATTCTTGTGcaaataatgttaccttaggtaagatAAACTAGTGAtaagggtttgtgaaaccagctttAAGTAAATCATTAATATCAGACTACTGGCAGGCCTAAAACTTTTTGTTGGGTTAGAAACTCCTGTACCCAGTTCTGGGTTTTAAACTATCATCAGTtgagtttattatttaaatgatgattCAGGAGTTTGTTAAATTAATTCTTCCTCCGCAAGCTGTAACCCTACAAACTGATTTGAGATTTATGTATGCTGCGATAAGGGTGGTTAGCATATTTAGCAGGAGCATATTTGCTTAAATTCCAGCCACATGGGCTTTTGAGTAATTTAATTGATTAAACTTGCCATTAGTTTTGTATTAACTTATCATTGTAACAGTAATAGTGTTTTCACACCTTGTTTCAAGGGCTTGCCAACAAAAATAGTTAATTGACGCATAAGATCGAGCAGCCATGTTTGGTCCATTTCTGGACTCAGTTATTCACCAAAACTAAATGGCTGTAACTATGGTACAACTTATATGCATCTTCAGTTTCTAACATTACTTTCTTAGTATTGTTTTTGCTTGTACTTCAGagattctttctttcttcctatAAAGTCATGAAGGCCCAGTTTGGCAGGTGGCCTGGGCTCATCCAATGTACGGGAACATTTTGGCGTCCTGCTCCTACGACAGAAAAGTTATCATTTGGAAAGAGGAGAATGGGGCATGGGACAAGATGTATGAATACACAGGCCATGATTCTTCAGGTAACTGCTGCTACTGGTTTTAATATGACATTTTCACTGAGAAATATAGATACTTACAGTACTTTGTGTGCAACCACCTTAATGGGGCatgattgatagatagatagataaaacgGTGTTTTATCTTTCCAGTAAACTCTGTATGTTGGGGGCCATATGACTTTGGACTGCTTCTGGCCTGTGGGAGCTCAGACGGTGCCATCTCATTGCTCACCTTAACAGGGGACGGACAGTGGGATGTAAAGAAGATTAGCAATGCACACACTGTAAGCATTGTAGTCATTAATGATTTATTCTGTTTCTACCTCGCTTGATTTTAAGATAATTTGTTAAGCTGGCTTTTATAATTAGTACGTGGTGAAACCGCGTCGCATCAGTGGTTAACATTTAGGACAacacaaataaaagattttagAAGAAAGTGTAGATGTTCTTTGCAAATCGAATAAACTGATGAAGGGACCTATGTGATCTTGAATTCTTTAACTTCTACATTAGCCCAATGATCTGTATCAACATTGTTTCTTCTTTCATCTCATAAACAATTGCATTCAAACATAAAGCAGCAAAACATTTTTACTGAATTACTCAAGACATAGTACCTTGTTTCCAGGGGCCCTAATCTGTTACAACTTTTAGGATGCAAACTatgtaaacaaaatgcattacttTTTCATGGCTTTTGAATATAATACTTTTTTATACTTTGATAGTAACTTTTTTATGTACAGCACTTTAtacattacaaatgtattgtataaatatacaaatgtataaaCTTGTTTTCTGTAGATTGGTTGCAATGCAGTGAGCTGGGCTCCTGCTGTTGTACCTGGCAGTCTCATTGACCAGCCCTCAGGA includes these proteins:
- the LOC121297673 gene encoding protein SEC13 homolog isoform X1 → MVSVINTVDTSHEDMIHDAQMDYYGTRLATCSSDRSVKIFDVKNGGQILVADLRGHEGPVWQVAWAHPMYGNILASCSYDRKVIIWKEENGAWDKMYEYTGHDSSVNSVCWGPYDFGLLLACGSSDGAISLLTLTGDGQWDVKKISNAHTIGCNAVSWAPAVVPGSLIDQPSGQKPNYIKRFVSGGCDNLVKLWKEEDGQWKEDQKLEAHSDWVRDVAWAPSIGLPTSSIASCSQDGRVFIWMCDDPAGNAWTAKLLHKFNDVVWHVSWSITGNILAVSGGDNKVTLWKESLDGQWGCISDVNKGQGAVSAIAEGQQSEQ
- the LOC121297673 gene encoding protein SEC13 homolog isoform X2; this encodes MIHDAQMDYYGTRLATCSSDRSVKIFDVKNGGQILVADLRGHEGPVWQVAWAHPMYGNILASCSYDRKVIIWKEENGAWDKMYEYTGHDSSVNSVCWGPYDFGLLLACGSSDGAISLLTLTGDGQWDVKKISNAHTIGCNAVSWAPAVVPGSLIDQPSGQKPNYIKRFVSGGCDNLVKLWKEEDGQWKEDQKLEAHSDWVRDVAWAPSIGLPTSSIASCSQDGRVFIWMCDDPAGNAWTAKLLHKFNDVVWHVSWSITGNILAVSGGDNKVTLWKESLDGQWGCISDVNKGQGAVSAIAEGQQSEQ